AAGCGCCGCTTCGTACATGCTTCGCATACTTCCGGTACCGCTGTGTGCACCTGACGTCTCTTGTTCCGCAGAAATACCCTCTCAACGGCCGTCGATACACGGGTTAAGGAGGAAATACCGGATCAACGATATGCTACGTTTGAACTGCACATCCGGACGGAGTAAACCCGCGGCCAATCTCACCTGGTACATCAACGATCGACAAGTACGGTTTGGTATACCAGAACGTGAATCGAGGTTTCACGAATTCCTAGGCTACCACGCTCCGTCTTCCCTTCCTGTTACCCTCGCCCCTCGTTCTATCGCTCTCTGGCTCCTGCAAGACGCGAGACCAAAGAGCCCATTTCGCATCGCGAACCATCTCGCCGTTAAATGGTAAAGACCCCGCATTACTACCTCGGATGCATCGCTCGAGAACAATTAGCGAATCGTGTCTGAGATTTTGGAGATTGAGTTAATTGCCGGTCGGTGGTCGTTGAAATGGCCACAGTTCCCGAGTTCGACGGCTTAACACCGTTCTCCGTCTGCACCGTGGACAACTCGCGTCGCGGTGCACTAAGTATCGATCGAACTCGCGTCTCTGGCTTTATCTGGCGTTCGATCGACACCGGGGTCCAATCGAGAGAATTGAAATTAGCGCGCGAAAGATCGACGGCGAGGACGGAGGGAACGGTACCAGGATACGCTCGTTCGCGAATGGTATCGGTTATCTCGCGGTGCTCGCGTCGGAAGATGTTGATCGTTGTTGAGTGTCGGGGTCCTGTTTCCGTGCTCGATTCGTTTTATTTCAGTGCACGGTAAAATTGGACGGGAGAAATTGGGTTAGGCGCAGACGTAGGGGAGGCAAGTGCCATTCGTTGAATCGTTGATACAGACGTCGAGTGAATCATATTCTGCTTCGTGTTGAACTCGAGTACGctcttctttgtttcgtgatttaTCCAGGTGTCCGTTTCGTTCTCTGTCACTTGAAACCTTCAGATTTTTTGCCGAAAAATGGTCACGCGTTTGTTCAGCTGGCCAAACCGTAGGTTGAACCTGCAGAAAACAATCTGTCATTTGTTCAAACATCTTCCTCCTCTCTCGGATATTTGTACCCGGAATATTAATAGCTTTTCGAGGGACGTTAAGCTGGCAGGAGCAGCTGTTGCGGTATCCAGGGAGATTTTGACAGTAGATATCTTAATTATTGCGACTGACAAAGAACGGTGAAATTTCGGATCTGTTTTTGGTTACGGTGAAATATTTGACAAAATACATCACCGATTTTTAAACAACCGCACTCGAGATGAACGCGTATATTCAGATTGGAGTGAGGTACAGCGATTTGATTTCGCAATGAAACGTTATGTAGCAAAACCTCATATACCAGTTTTTCCGCTATCTGTTCGTACCGTGAACGATATGCAGTTGACAACAAAAGGCCATAATATGCATCTCCCAATTTCCAAATACTCAAAAGCACAAGTATTTTCATCAATTTATGGATGTCGATAAATATGGAAGGAGTTCATTGAAAATGTCACGCACAGAGGCGACATCAATTATTATATGACTGAAATTGTCTTTAAATATGCAAAAATACCAATTTATGTCGACTGAATTATACAGTAGATGTATTTCAAACAATCTGATAAAGTTTTATTAGAATCAATTTAATAGAATTTaaacaaaatatatttttcaatataTCAAGCTAGGAAAATGTATTGTGATCGTATCCAGTCATATTAGAGAGGTAACGATGCGAACGTAGAAACGTtacgaaataaaatataatgGAAAACCCTTGGATACGCAACATTCGTCCTGTCGAATCGATTGTCAGTCAATTCTGTCAATTCTCCGCGTATTTTTATCGATAAAATCGCAATGATACTCAAAATAGCAACACTTTCGACGTGCTCGATACCCCTCGGCAGTATTTCGGTGGAAAAAAAGTTGCTTCTGTTTGTCTTCGCTGCTCTTTCGAAACTCCGCGAACTTCCTCAAAACCAGATGAGAACGGAATATTTAACTTCCGCCAGGAGTCGAGAAATATCTATAAAATCGGTACGCTATTCCTCCTACCGTAAACCACCATTTCTGACGATCATTTCGGACAAAAGATCGTTAGCAACAACGAGTTCGAGTATACCTACAAGCCGCATCGTAGTTTGGACAAACCATCAACGTTATTATCCCTCGAAACCGAAGCACTTCCTGATATGTGAGCCTCGCGGAAACCAAATAGATCAACTTCCATGAAGTTGGTCCTCTGGTTCCTCTAAAGTAAACCACTAATCGTATGCTCAGGTAGTAAAGCAGAGAAATTTCCAGAAATTCGAGTTGCTCGGTTTGGTTTCTGAATAGGACGTGCGAACGGATACCTACGTCCAACACATGGCGGCACCCTCCTGTACCTTTTAATTCACAGATTGCATTCAGTATTTCCTCAGTTTCGTTCGATTAAATCATCGCTTCGATCTGAACGGATCAGCGCAAATACTTTCGCGATAACTCAAACACCTCGTCGAACTCGTTAATAACCGACACAAACGAGTCAACTACCCGTAGAACGTCGTTGAAGCCTTATATATCCTCGAGCAGTACGGGCGATTAGCGAATTCCTCTGCGTCTGGGTCCTCGATTAATCGATGAAAATTCGGTCCTGAAGCGACGGGCGACGCCACCTCCCCTTCCAATTAATTACGCGGAATAGAACCCCCGCTGGGAGCCAGAGTGTTTTAACAGATGTATACGGGGACACGTTTAATCTGTTCGCACGATTGTCACGCAGCCGCTGAAGTCTTACGTCCGCACGTATACCCCGTTGGACACCAACGAGTCCGAGCGGCGGGTGTCACAGATCGGGCTCCAGTTTCTCATAACGCACGATCATTTCGCCGTTGGCAAGCTGAAGATCAGGTGCAGCGCCTCGATCTACGACATCTACTGGCAGAGCACCGAGGTCAGCACGGAGGAGGACCGGCCCAGGGAGATCCATTACGAGCCGGCTGCGACCGTCGTCGGTATCAACTACTTGCAGCCGCAGCCGAACTTGCAGACCGGCCAGAAGAAGCCTGACGGCCACGTCGGAGTGAAAGGTAACTTTTTCGTCCACGACAGGGGAATTTAAACGTTCTCGCGATGGTTGCGGGGTACGGTTAGGTCTGATAATGCGCTTAAAGAGTTCTCGAGGATCGGGGTTTCTTGATGTCTTCAGCTCGGTGTGTTTTGTAGGGTGGGAGGCTTAACGGGGGAGAATACTCGTGCCGTTGATTGGACTTTCGATAGCGGTACTGTTGAGGGTTGCGCCACAGTTGCAGGGGTTGATTCGCTGTGGCTTGTCTCGTGTGCTCGGAGTTTTTATTGGCTTACTGGGAGGGACTTATCGTGGCCGTGTAATAGAGGGTTAAGCGTCTGTAACTGGTAAAGATTGTTTGGGGAATATCAAAGTCCTCGTTACGATTGGAATGCGATCGTATCGAGAGTTCTAAAGTATTTTGGAGAAGACTCTTATCGTTCATTCGCGTTCCAACAATTCGTTCTGCATTTAAGAATATAACGGTTAAATATCAGGAGCAATTACCTGCTAATTGGATTCGTAGTTCCACGAAGGCACGTGCCCGGTGGAAAATCGGTTTATCGTCCTAAAATACAACTTAGTCGCTGGTAATCTACTTATACCAACACTGAATGATGTATTTGCGTTCCTATCAAAAGTATGGCTCGTCCCGTGCACTTTTGCATAGTTGAATGTTACGCGCTTCCCGATCTGAATTAGCGCAACCATTTATTTATGACTAGCATTCCGTAGCGAGAGTTTAAAGATCACTggcgaagaatcgcattcaaaGGGCCATTTTTACTGGGGTTAGAAACGCGTGCAAAAATAGCGGATTCTCCCTTCAAGTGTAGTTAAAATAAAAAactgagagagggagagggaaaaTGAGAGCTTTCATTAAAAGCTCCGTCATTGATCGTCCGCAAACGGAAACGCAGCGCGTTACGATCCTCGAAGCTTTAAAATATTTTCCTTGAATAGAAGTGTCAGCCGGTTCTTCGTTCGCGACGAATCTTCTCGACGAATGATATGTATATACTTCTTTCACGAAATGATGAAATCGGAGAGAGTAAGAATTCTTAatcctttcttcctccttttacTTTGTCGCCACATCGAACCAGCACGCTGAGACTCCAAGCCACCATCCGCGCTGTTTGTCCATCGCGCGGTTCGGGTAATCTGACCAGCTGAATTATCCTGGTTAACGTCAAATAGCTCGGCGCGCCATCAAATAATTCGTTTCACGCTAGCTAATCCCAGGTTGCGGGGAAGATAATTCCTGGCGCATTCCAGGATTATTTGCTGCGGCTTTGGATCATTTGGCGTCAAGTGAGCCGGGCGCGTCAACGCCGCGAAAATCGGTCCGCGTCGGAAACAGCAACCATAATAACAGCAataacagcagcaacaacaaccatCGACACGAATGATAACGGGGAAACGGAAACAAACGAACGAGAGGGGTGGCAATAAACGGAAAAAAAGCAGGGGTGTAACGAGACGAACGCGAATATTAGTTTCTCTGTGAATTGGCGCCGCGAAGGGGGTTGTATAATAATATCGTTGGTCACAATTCGATGGAAATCGTATCGTGTCATAGTCCATCAATGGTAGTTTGCAAAACTTCGTTTCACTATTTCAGTTAATCTTTTTCAAACGTCTCTCTCACCACCGATCCATCCGATCTGTTCGTTCTTTGCACACGAAGGCACGCGTTAAAGTTACCAGAATATTATGAAATATTTGTCGGTGAAATCGCGAATCAAAGAGTGATTTTCGCGGCGCCGGTTTGCCTGCAATTAGATTTGGGAATGAATTAATCGCTACCGTCATTGCGTGTAATTACTTCGATAAATAgtattaatatatacatatatatgaagagagagagaggcagacGAGGAGCCGAAGGTACGAGACGAATTAGGATACTTATAACGAATTGTaatcgtaatataatataatagttAGAGCGACGATTATTAACGATAATTAATGACCGTCCATGAATCCTCACCGACGCGTGTTACTTTATTTACCGGCATAAACCGTGGTACCGCGATTCCGCGTATTTTCGAATTGATACCAGCCTCAGACGTGGTGAATTAACCAGGTACAAATGGGCACTGTAAAATCGCGGTAATACGCGCGATTAACCGGTGTCATAATTAGGCGCGTTTCGCGCCAGAGGAACGGATTTTCCGGGCCGGCGAAATCGAGGGTTGGAGAACAGGAAAAGAGTGCGAGGAATATGGAAAGGGATGGACGCGCGGTCGCGTTACTCGCGTCACGGTTCACTCGTAGTTCGTTCAAATGTTATTCGAAACCTCGAAGCGTGACTGGGGCCAGGTTAGTTAATTCACTCGAAGAGCATTGAATAATATTTAATCGGGGCACGCGAGCGGACCGGGACCGTTCGATGGAAATCAAGCAACCGCGGACCAGTCCTGGGTTAATTAGTCGAGCGACTCGCCACGGTGATCGACCGTGTTGGAAATCATTTTTGCCTCTGTCGTGGTTATTTGTCGCTTCAACAGTCGTACCAGCTTTTTCCCCCTGAAAACTGAACGAAGCTCTTCGAATAAAAATCTGGGATTGCAGCGCAACGTTCGTACAAAGTTATAACGATCCAAAATATCCGCGCGTTCAATCTCGTACCTTTTCCGGAAAATTGTGCTCGTCGAGTTACATCGTAGTTCGATAAATGAGCGAAACGATGAAAACCTTTTCGCGTTGCGCTAATTATATGTAGTTTACTATCTATGGCCATTCACAGTCAGCTATTTTTTGCGTTGAATCCAGTTAGCAATGTGTGAAATAGGTGGGAAGAAAGGGAGAAATTTTTACGCTCGGTCTATGTAGGTAGTATAGGAAACCCATCATCCATCATCGTTCGAAAGGCACGATCGAATTTCTATGACCCACATCCGGAGGCAGCTATTAAAGCATAAGCGTACCCCGAATTTAAATTTTTTTCGTTATTATGCTCGGAAAGCGCGGTTTTATTACTTTCAATTCCCGCGCTCAGCGCCGACATCGCTGACTAACACGGGGATATATTAACCTGGAGAATGGCGCGAATTAATTCGGAAAGTTTCGCGCCTCTGCGCAACGAGATTCTCGTAACCGGGTGCCGGCTCGCGTTCTCCAGCTTCCGTTACCTTCGCCCCGTGAAAATAGAATTATACGCTCCAGCGAAAAGTATCGATTAGTAATTCAATCCATTGTTGCGGATTCGAGCGGGTTCCCGTCCCGATAAAGTCCGAGGAATCTTCGCGACGATAAAAATCCCGGTGATCGAACGTTTACGAGGAGGAAAGCTGAACTTATAGCTTCGCGAACTAACAATCTCCAGTAATTGGAAGAAGCGTTTCATTGAAACTTTTAATTTTCAATTCTAGCTACTTCGTGAAACGTGCGGCTGTTTTTCTTTCCTCTCTATTGAAACTTAAACAGTCCGAAATATTGGTTGCGAATTCCGTTTCACCTTCGATCGATCCCTCTAATTACTCTTCCCATTCTTCGAAACAATTATTACGGCACCGTTTACGTTAGCCCGTCTATTTCGCGGATTCCCTGTCAGAGATCGTCGGCGCATTCCAAGGCATAAACACAGATCGCGTCGTAAAATATGCAACTTAAATCATTACCAGTGTGGCGTCCGCGAGTAAAAATTCATAACATCCCTTCACCAACTGAAAACAGCGGAGACCCAGAGTCCTGACGCCACTTAACCCACTTGGTCCCGGCCACGCGCCCATCCGAACGTCCCCCGCCTCGTTCGAAGGGGTGCGGAGTACTCGAGCCCGAACTACTCGGTGCTCTGACTCATTTATTCATACGTCCGCGTCCTGTGTCTGCGATCGCGACGCATCGGAACCATCTGACACGAGGAACACCGCAGTGCAGCCAGTCTGTTTCTCTGTTTCCAGTTTTGGGCTCGTCGAGGTCGGATGCGAGGCTCCCGTCGGCGCGGCTGGTCCTTGGCCTGTTCACGGCCCTTCTGATCGCCATTCGTTAACCGTAACCGCAAACCAACTACTGCGCGCTTTGGAGCTGTTTAATATTAAATCGACGTGCTTGTAAAAAGAAAGTCCAGGCAGCTTTGTGTGACGTGAACGATCCAACGTACGAGGGGCAGCTGGGTGGCGCGCGTGTGGGCGCCCCTTTTTTCTGGACCACGCGCGGAAGAGGAGCGGCGTCCGGACAGGTCCTGGACAGGTCTGGAAGTGAGAGAGGACGAGCTGGTGAGAGGAATCAGGGAGTAGGCAATGGTCACAAGGGGTGAAGTTGAATCGCGGTTGAACCGTGAGGAACAGGAAATTGCCATTGCACCGCGTTAATTTGtccatgatgatgatgatgatgatgatgatgacgacgacgatgacgacggcgATCGATGAACGAAGGGGTGTGAGAGGGTAGCTAATTCGTGGTCCGCTATGTGCCGACGGTGTGTAAGATCGACGGAACGACGAGAACAACCGAGGAATATTTTATGATTAGACTGTGCATGTACTTGCTTCCTTTTCGGCGGAGATCATGTGTTTTGCAATGTGTAGGTTACAAATACGGTATAGCACGTTTACGGCGCATCGTTTTCTGGAGGTTGGTGAGAAAAAAGATAAAGCAGAGGATGATAGTTTTCTTTTTTCGTACTTTTATAAAACTCGAGGAAAGACTAAACGTAgcgtggatattatatatatacatgtatattccgcgtgtatatatgtgtgtgtataaTCTGCCTGAATCGCTATCGCTGTCTCTCGCTCCCTATGTGTCTCTTCATCCGTGTCTCGATTCTGAATTAACGATTGCTCGACGCGGTTCGCCTAATACGAGAGGAAGGACAAGGAAGAAACGAAAGAAGAGAGTCGACGGGGAAAGCAGTGTGCGAGGAGATGTACCTGATGAATCGGACGTTCGACGAGTCACTTTTGCGTTGCCACTGTTGCGTTGTGTCTAAGTATCCCGGTAAGCGAGGACGATGAACGGTGCTGCGAACGGAAAAGAAATTAAAACGGCACTGGCGCGCGGCAACGTTCGCTTCCGGCCGGAAGTTCGCCGGTTGAAAAGTTCGAGAACGGAAGAAGCAACAGGGGGGAATGAAAGATAAAAATTATGGAAGAGAAACAAAGGCGAAAGGAAGTTCactgccaaaaaaaaaaaaaaaaatagatggTTCGTAATTTGATTGGTGGATTTTGTTCTAGTCGCGTATGCACGTGCACTCAACTCGATGAAACGCCATGCAATTTCATCTGGAAGCTTATTACGCGATCGGTTTATTAAATTAATACCATTTGCTGTTCAATTTAATGCGTTCCCGTGCCCGATACATTTGTTAACCGCGTTTGACGCGCCTGCGAATGTAACGAATGATAAAAGCGATCAATTTACACAGTCACGTTCCGCTTACAATGGATATCGAGCTTACTGTCCTCCCCTGGACGGGTTCCGGTCGGAGCGTTGCTTCCTGTTGCTCACGCCAGTGTATCGCTCGCCTCGAGTCGGTACGCGCACAAACTTGCGACTTGTCACACCGTAAGAAAgatctatttatttatttattttcttatTTATCGTTTCACGATAACGGACGAAGCACGCGAAAtgaaagagaaacgaaaaaagtcgtatttatatatatatatgtatatgtatatgtatattatgtatTAACGAGCGATGTGTGCTAGTATTAGTTACGAATTATTGATTAAGAATCGCAACGACTGAACAATACTCTACATGATTTTCTAATTGTAACAAGTATTTTTGAAACCGTCATCGTTTCTACGTAGCTAACGCGAAGGCTGCGTTCGATAGGGAACGCGTTTCATTCGAGAATTAGCCAAAGAGAAATTAATAAAACTAacgaaaaaaaacaaaataaacaaaaaaaaatggagAACGAAAGAGAGTGGCGTGATTAATATTTTCGAACTTAATGCAGAGAGAAGAGGAGTAAAAGTAAAACAAGTGTGAGAGGAGTGTCGGAGATATCCCCCGTGCCCACAGCATAGTTTCACGGTTCTTTGTGTAATAGAAACGAAAGCTAGTCGAATTTTCGCCAATTTTTTTTGGTATCGATGCTCATTATGTTCCTCAGCTTGTCACGATACGAAagaatatttatgataataatAACGATATGACCACAATCATCGTTTCATTTCATACCACCACCGAATCGTTTCATTTTTCAGTCTGACTGAACATTCCTATAAAAAACCTCTGTATCAAGGAGCAAAGCACGCAAACAATACAAGGAAACCTCATTTAGAAACTCAAACTTCAAATCATCCTTTCAAAATCAGAGCTATCCACAGAAAAAAAAATGGCTCGTTTAATCATCCAATACTACTTCATCTTCCTTTCCAAGCTCCCATTTCGTTCAGAAGAACGGAACATTATTCTCAATCATTGTTCACGAAATTTCAGCGCGTAACGGGCGAAATATTCTGTGCTTAAATTGAACGCAATTTTGTGGGATAATTCGATGAGataagaggtaattttgaaaGGCAATTTCTGCCAGATAACCGCAGATGATGCCATTAAAAGTCCCTTAATGAATTAGCGGATCTTTCATGGAAGTCGCCGTTGAAATTGCTAGTAGAACAGACAGTGCCTGTAACAAGTATTATTTTATCCGACtggtatcatcgctccatttgtTTCCATATTACCGGTAATAACGTCAATGAGGCAATTCAATCATTCGCTTCTGCATGCGATACGATCATCATGGCCGTGCTCCATGGCTATGAACGCGCGCCACCCTAACTTGGTCGACCTAGTTAAT
This sequence is a window from Xylocopa sonorina isolate GNS202 chromosome 6, iyXylSono1_principal, whole genome shotgun sequence. Protein-coding genes within it:
- the LOC143424623 gene encoding uncharacterized protein LOC143424623 → MELKILLFVQLVGICSGLRDVRIQIPTAVKKGESAILNCWYDTEGDPLYAVKWYKGGQEFYRYAPKENPIVKTFPIGNLTVKMGESNATQVTLANLELDATGTYSCEVSADAPSFYTAMVDGTINVVEIPSQRPSIHGLRRKYRINDMLRLNCTSGRSKPAANLTWYINDRQPLKSYVRTYTPLDTNESERRVSQIGLQFLITHDHFAVGKLKIRCSASIYDIYWQSTEVSTEEDRPREIHYEPAATVVGINYLQPQPNLQTGQKKPDGHVGVKVLGSSRSDARLPSARLVLGLFTALLIAIR